From the genome of Bordetella sp. H567, one region includes:
- a CDS encoding DUF934 domain-containing protein, whose protein sequence is MPELTPDNLIRYGRLQADASRRYEPAETDDPASGPPDEPDWVVSLSIWLKARDTLRTRRHPVAILLEPDAEPSDLLENGSRTIDATGIAFIAVNFPTYTDGRGYSIAQILRTHYGWRGELRAVGDVLIDTIHYQARCGFDSFAVKPGHDPVKALHALKTFSHHYQQGYMKPVEPELAGA, encoded by the coding sequence ATGCCTGAACTGACTCCCGACAACCTGATCCGCTACGGTCGCCTGCAGGCCGATGCCTCGCGCCGCTACGAACCCGCGGAAACGGACGACCCGGCCTCCGGCCCGCCCGACGAGCCGGACTGGGTCGTCTCTTTGTCCATCTGGCTGAAGGCGCGCGATACGCTGCGTACGCGGCGGCATCCCGTGGCCATCCTGCTGGAGCCGGACGCCGAGCCTTCCGACCTGCTGGAAAACGGCTCGCGCACCATCGATGCGACCGGCATCGCGTTTATCGCGGTGAACTTCCCCACGTACACGGACGGCCGCGGCTACTCGATCGCCCAGATCCTGCGCACGCATTACGGCTGGCGGGGCGAACTGCGCGCGGTGGGCGATGTCCTGATCGACACCATACACTACCAGGCGCGGTGCGGCTTCGATAGCTTCGCCGTCAAGCCTGGCCATGATCCCGTCAAGGCCCTGCATGCGCTGAAGACCTTCAGCCATCATTATCAGCAGGGCTACATGAAGCCGGTCGAACCCGAACTGGCGGGCGCGTAA
- a CDS encoding nitrite/sulfite reductase, producing MYVYDPIDQQLVEERVAQFRDQTQRFLAGDLSEDDFRTLRLQNGLYIQRHAPMLRVAIPYGMLTSRQLRMLGHVARKYDRGYGHFSTRQNMQFNWPKLEDVPDILADLATVQMHAIQTSGNCIRNTTTDHFAGVAPDEVTNPLVWCEIIRQWSMLHPEFAFLPRKFKIAVSGAHEDRAAVGVHDIGLQALEQDGQVGFRVWVGGGLGRTPIVGKLIRPFVAWHDLLTYLQAVLRVYNLHGRRDNKYKARIKILVKDLTPEVFTEQVEQEWAYLKDGPNKLTQADLDKIASRFTWPTYDAAAAQDHDPTDTLAAADPAFGRWLRKNVRAHRVAGYASVTLSLKPTGTPPGDVTADQMDAIADLADEYSFGEMRVSHEQNLTLADVRRSRLYELWNALKPLKLATPNIGLLTNIIACPGGDFCALANAVSIPVADAIQRRFDNLDYLFEIGELDLNISGCINACGHHHVGHIGILGVDKAGEEWYQVTIGGRQNGAGDNLNDVDPLRAGGAAIGRIIGPSFARDEVPDVVETLIRTYLRLRDNEEERFVDVVGRVGIEPFKNDVYGDADRPKTGEAAHA from the coding sequence ATGTACGTGTATGACCCCATAGACCAGCAGCTGGTCGAAGAACGCGTGGCCCAGTTCCGGGACCAGACGCAACGCTTCCTGGCCGGCGACCTGTCCGAAGACGATTTCCGCACCCTTCGTCTGCAGAACGGCCTCTATATACAGCGCCACGCCCCCATGCTGCGCGTGGCGATTCCGTATGGCATGTTGACGTCGCGACAACTGCGCATGCTGGGCCACGTGGCGCGCAAGTACGACCGTGGCTACGGGCATTTCAGCACGCGCCAGAACATGCAGTTCAACTGGCCGAAACTGGAAGACGTGCCCGATATACTGGCCGACCTGGCGACGGTGCAGATGCATGCCATCCAGACCAGCGGCAACTGCATCCGCAACACCACGACGGATCATTTCGCCGGCGTGGCCCCCGACGAGGTCACCAATCCCCTGGTGTGGTGCGAGATCATTCGCCAGTGGTCCATGCTGCATCCGGAATTCGCCTTCCTGCCGCGCAAGTTCAAGATCGCGGTCAGCGGCGCCCACGAAGACCGCGCAGCGGTCGGCGTGCACGACATCGGCCTGCAAGCCTTGGAACAGGATGGACAGGTCGGTTTCCGCGTCTGGGTCGGAGGCGGCCTGGGCCGCACACCCATCGTCGGCAAGCTGATCCGCCCCTTCGTCGCCTGGCACGATCTGCTGACTTACCTGCAAGCCGTCCTGCGCGTCTACAACCTGCACGGCCGGCGCGACAACAAGTACAAGGCCCGCATCAAGATCCTGGTGAAAGACCTGACGCCGGAAGTATTCACGGAGCAGGTCGAACAGGAGTGGGCGTACCTGAAGGACGGCCCCAACAAGCTGACGCAGGCTGACCTGGACAAGATCGCCAGCCGCTTCACCTGGCCCACCTACGACGCGGCCGCCGCGCAGGACCACGATCCCACCGATACGTTGGCGGCGGCCGATCCGGCCTTCGGCCGCTGGCTGCGCAAGAACGTGCGCGCGCACCGCGTCGCCGGCTATGCGTCGGTCACGCTATCGCTCAAGCCGACGGGCACGCCGCCCGGCGATGTGACGGCCGACCAGATGGACGCCATCGCGGACCTGGCCGACGAGTATTCGTTTGGCGAAATGCGCGTCTCGCATGAACAGAACCTGACGCTGGCCGACGTGCGCCGCAGCCGCCTCTACGAGCTGTGGAACGCCTTGAAGCCGCTGAAGCTGGCCACGCCCAATATCGGGCTGCTGACCAACATCATCGCCTGTCCCGGCGGCGATTTCTGCGCCCTGGCCAATGCCGTTTCCATACCGGTGGCCGACGCCATCCAGCGCCGCTTCGATAACCTGGATTACCTGTTCGAGATCGGCGAACTGGACCTGAACATCTCCGGCTGCATCAACGCCTGCGGCCATCACCACGTCGGGCATATCGGCATTCTGGGTGTCGACAAGGCCGGCGAGGAGTGGTACCAAGTCACGATAGGCGGCCGGCAGAACGGCGCCGGCGACAACCTGAACGATGTCGATCCGCTACGTGCCGGCGGCGCCGCCATCGGCCGCATCATTGGGCCTTCCTTTGCCCGCGATGAAGTGCCCGATGTGGTCGAAACCCTGATCCGCACCTACCTGCGCCTGCGCGACAACGAAGAAGAACGCTTCGTCGACGTGGTCGGCCGCGTGGGTATCGAACCCTTCAAGAACGACGTCTATGGCGACGCCGACCGCCCGAAGACCGGAGAGGCCGCTCATGCCTGA
- a CDS encoding HU family DNA-binding protein, producing the protein MATKAKAPAKKASTTAAKKAPAKKAVAKKAAVTKSAPAKKAAAPVTALKSALNKSQLVAHVVEQSGVEAKSVKAVLASLEGAVLASVNKKGSGEFSLPGLFKVTVQKVPAKPKRFGKDPFTGEERWFPAKPASVKVKVRPLKKLKDAAQ; encoded by the coding sequence ATGGCCACTAAAGCTAAAGCTCCTGCAAAGAAAGCCTCCACGACTGCTGCCAAGAAAGCCCCGGCCAAAAAAGCCGTGGCCAAGAAGGCCGCTGTGACCAAGTCCGCGCCGGCCAAGAAAGCCGCCGCGCCCGTAACCGCGCTGAAGAGCGCCCTGAACAAAAGCCAACTGGTCGCCCATGTGGTCGAACAGAGCGGCGTAGAAGCCAAGTCGGTCAAGGCCGTACTGGCCAGCCTGGAAGGTGCCGTGCTGGCGTCCGTGAACAAGAAGGGCTCCGGCGAATTCTCGCTGCCCGGCCTGTTCAAGGTCACCGTGCAAAAGGTCCCCGCCAAGCCCAAGCGCTTCGGCAAGGATCCGTTCACTGGCGAAGAGCGCTGGTTCCCCGCCAAGCCCGCTTCGGTCAAGGTGAAGGTCCGCCCGCTGAAGAAGCTGAAGGACGCCGCGCAGTAA
- the cobA gene encoding uroporphyrinogen-III C-methyltransferase, translated as MKKPTPEALRASPSRGRRQRTGKAGSSASPVGRHLFRSTGVLDFPAPEALRASPSRGRRARTGDAGSSASSIEPYSPHATPVARGTTVSRAGGTTPRGKVWLVGAGPGDPDLLTVKAARILRQAQVWLVDDLVGADIHGLAAPGARIVKVGKRGGCRSTPQDFILRLMARYARQGRIVARVKGGDPFIFGRGGEELQWLAARGIAAEAVGGITAGLAVGAALGLPLTHRGLSRGVALVTAHTMDDSRPDWRTLAASGLTLVCYMGMRDAGTLERELREAGYAADVPVAVAHRVSCPDQRHIVTRLDRMAADIADAGLSSPAVIVIGPAVSLMEAAADTCATTMAA; from the coding sequence ATGAAAAAGCCCACCCCCGAAGCGCTGCGCGCTTCCCCCTCAAGGGGGCGACGCCAGAGGACCGGCAAAGCCGGATCCTCGGCGTCCCCGGTCGGGCGGCACCTGTTCCGCTCCACCGGCGTGCTGGATTTTCCCGCCCCCGAAGCGCTGCGCGCTTCGCCCTCAAGGGGGCGACGCGCGAGGACCGGCGACGCCGGATCCTCGGCGTCCTCGATCGAGCCATATTCGCCGCATGCGACGCCAGTGGCGCGGGGGACGACGGTTTCCCGGGCAGGCGGCACCACGCCCCGCGGCAAGGTGTGGCTGGTGGGCGCGGGGCCGGGCGATCCCGACCTGCTTACCGTGAAGGCCGCGCGCATCCTGCGGCAAGCCCAAGTCTGGCTGGTGGACGATCTTGTAGGCGCGGACATCCACGGGCTGGCGGCCCCCGGCGCGCGCATCGTCAAGGTCGGCAAGCGCGGCGGCTGCCGATCCACACCGCAGGATTTCATCCTGCGCCTGATGGCGCGCTACGCCCGCCAGGGAAGGATCGTGGCCCGGGTCAAGGGCGGAGATCCCTTCATTTTCGGGCGCGGCGGCGAAGAACTGCAGTGGCTCGCGGCCCGCGGCATCGCTGCGGAAGCCGTGGGCGGCATCACCGCGGGCCTGGCCGTGGGCGCCGCGCTGGGACTGCCGCTGACGCATCGCGGCCTGAGCCGCGGCGTGGCGCTGGTCACCGCGCACACCATGGACGACAGTCGCCCGGACTGGCGCACGCTGGCCGCCAGCGGCCTGACGCTGGTGTGCTACATGGGCATGCGCGATGCCGGCACGCTCGAGCGCGAGCTGCGGGAAGCGGGTTACGCGGCGGACGTCCCGGTCGCCGTGGCGCATCGCGTGTCGTGTCCGGACCAGCGCCACATCGTGACGCGGCTCGACCGCATGGCCGCGGATATCGCCGATGCCGGCTTATCCAGCCCCGCCGTCATCGTTATCGGGCCCGCGGTATCGCTGATGGAGGCGGCCGCCGATACCTGCGCGACGACCATGGCGGCCTGA
- a CDS encoding nitrate reductase, with protein sequence MTMDTPYLQESAAATPSRSAGMRTVASVCCYCGTGCGVRVQAQDNRVIAVSGDDSHPSNRGRLCSKGMQLADTVRGDAARVLRAQWRAGRGEPRADIGLDRALDIAADRLADIIARHGPDAVGFYLSGQLLTEDYSVFNKLARALVGTNNIDTNSRLCMSSAVAGYKQTLGADAPPACYEDLELAATVFIAGANVAYAHPVLFRRLEAARQARPHMRIIVADPRRTDTAAAADLHLPILPGTDVALFHAMLHVMAAEALIDRAYIERHTEGFDALHARIRAYTPDAAAAICGVPAADIAQAARWFARAPAALSLYTMGLNQSSSGTAKNAALIHLHLATGQIGKPGAGPFSLTGQPNAMGGREAGGMATLLPGHRDPGSAADRAEVAALWGVDSIPAAPGLPALEMFDAVLEGRIKALWIVATNPAQSLPDQSRVRAALAKAEFVIVQDAYAGTETMAYADLVLPAATWPEKDGTTTNSERRISRVRAAIEPPGDARPDWRLAAGVATRLAQRIAPPKAAHFAYADESQVFAEHARTTAGRDLDYSGLSYAILEREGPPQWPYRRDTQGGTPRLYADGRFATANGRARFVDVGYVPVAEEVCENYPLRLTTGRLRDHWHTMARTALSPALTRHVEEPWLSLHPDDMAAAGLAEGALAKVRSRRGELYIAVRADDSLRAGHAFLPMHWGSAFIAGDGVNALTNPARDPISRQPELKHSAIAVEHAALPWQAAGWMRGDAALLRRRLAPWLRRFPYAAVLPTALGGGGARIALAAAQAPDIDTLHALCAALDVAQPHAAYDDPHRGIVRRVALVDNAPTAFLLAGDTRILDTLSAWADGGAAPTSLVQLLMGRTAPIARARTVCICHGVTDRAIHAGIAAGLDLEGLRRTLRCGTGCGSCGPEVARMVARAQK encoded by the coding sequence CTGACGATGGATACCCCGTATCTCCAGGAAAGCGCCGCCGCGACACCCAGCCGGTCCGCCGGCATGCGCACCGTCGCGTCGGTCTGCTGCTATTGCGGGACCGGCTGCGGCGTACGCGTCCAGGCCCAGGACAACCGGGTCATCGCCGTCAGCGGGGACGATAGCCATCCGTCCAACCGCGGACGCCTGTGCAGCAAGGGCATGCAGCTGGCCGATACCGTGCGCGGCGATGCGGCGCGCGTGCTGAGGGCGCAATGGCGCGCGGGGCGCGGCGAACCGCGCGCCGACATCGGCCTGGACCGGGCGCTGGATATCGCGGCGGACCGGCTGGCCGACATCATCGCGCGCCACGGTCCCGATGCGGTGGGTTTCTACCTGTCGGGGCAGCTGCTGACCGAGGACTACAGCGTCTTCAACAAGCTGGCGCGCGCGCTGGTGGGCACCAACAATATTGACACCAACTCGCGGCTGTGCATGTCGAGCGCCGTGGCCGGCTACAAGCAGACGCTGGGCGCCGATGCGCCGCCCGCCTGCTACGAAGACCTGGAGCTGGCGGCCACGGTTTTCATCGCGGGCGCCAATGTGGCGTACGCCCATCCCGTGCTGTTCCGCCGACTGGAAGCGGCGCGCCAGGCCCGGCCGCACATGCGCATTATCGTGGCCGACCCACGGCGCACCGATACCGCGGCGGCCGCCGACCTGCACCTGCCCATCCTGCCCGGCACGGACGTCGCGCTCTTCCATGCCATGCTGCATGTCATGGCCGCAGAAGCACTGATCGACCGCGCCTATATCGAACGGCATACCGAAGGTTTCGACGCGCTGCACGCCCGCATCCGCGCGTACACGCCCGACGCCGCGGCGGCGATCTGCGGCGTGCCGGCCGCCGATATCGCGCAGGCGGCGCGCTGGTTCGCGCGCGCCCCGGCCGCCCTGTCGCTGTACACCATGGGCCTGAACCAGTCCAGCAGCGGAACGGCGAAGAACGCGGCGCTGATCCATCTGCACCTGGCCACGGGGCAGATCGGCAAGCCGGGCGCGGGGCCGTTTTCGCTGACGGGCCAGCCCAACGCCATGGGCGGTCGCGAAGCCGGCGGCATGGCGACCCTGCTGCCCGGCCACCGCGACCCCGGCAGCGCGGCCGACCGTGCCGAAGTCGCGGCGCTGTGGGGGGTGGACAGCATTCCCGCCGCCCCCGGCCTGCCCGCGCTGGAGATGTTCGACGCGGTACTGGAGGGGCGCATCAAGGCGCTGTGGATCGTGGCGACCAATCCGGCGCAGTCGCTACCGGACCAGTCGCGCGTGCGCGCCGCGCTGGCGAAAGCCGAATTCGTCATCGTGCAGGACGCCTATGCCGGCACGGAAACGATGGCCTACGCCGACCTGGTGCTGCCGGCCGCGACCTGGCCGGAGAAAGACGGCACGACGACCAACTCCGAACGGCGGATCAGCCGCGTGCGTGCCGCGATCGAGCCGCCGGGCGATGCGCGGCCCGACTGGCGCCTGGCCGCCGGCGTGGCCACGCGGCTGGCGCAACGCATCGCGCCGCCGAAGGCCGCGCATTTCGCGTATGCCGATGAAAGCCAGGTATTCGCCGAACACGCGCGGACCACGGCCGGCCGCGACCTGGACTACAGCGGCCTGAGCTATGCCATCCTGGAGCGAGAAGGCCCGCCGCAGTGGCCGTATCGACGCGACACGCAGGGTGGCACGCCGCGCCTGTACGCCGACGGCCGCTTTGCCACGGCCAACGGCCGCGCCCGCTTCGTCGACGTGGGCTACGTGCCCGTCGCCGAAGAAGTTTGCGAGAACTATCCCCTGCGCCTGACCACCGGCCGCCTGCGCGACCACTGGCACACGATGGCGCGCACCGCGCTTTCACCGGCGCTGACGCGGCATGTCGAGGAGCCCTGGCTATCCTTGCACCCGGACGACATGGCCGCGGCCGGCCTGGCCGAAGGCGCGCTGGCCAAGGTTCGCTCGCGGCGCGGCGAGCTGTACATCGCCGTACGCGCGGACGACAGCCTGCGCGCGGGCCACGCCTTCCTGCCCATGCATTGGGGCAGCGCGTTCATCGCGGGCGACGGCGTGAACGCGCTGACCAACCCCGCCCGCGATCCGATATCGCGCCAGCCCGAACTGAAGCACAGCGCGATCGCGGTGGAGCACGCCGCGCTGCCCTGGCAGGCCGCGGGATGGATGCGCGGCGATGCGGCGCTGCTGCGGCGCCGCCTGGCACCGTGGCTGCGCCGATTCCCGTACGCGGCGGTGCTGCCGACCGCGCTGGGCGGCGGCGGCGCACGCATCGCCCTGGCGGCAGCGCAGGCCCCGGACATCGACACGCTGCACGCCCTGTGCGCCGCGCTGGATGTGGCGCAGCCGCACGCCGCCTATGACGACCCGCATCGCGGCATCGTGCGCCGCGTCGCCCTGGTGGACAATGCGCCCACGGCCTTCCTGCTGGCCGGCGACACGCGCATCCTGGACACCTTGTCGGCCTGGGCCGATGGCGGCGCCGCGCCTACCAGCCTGGTGCAGTTGCTGATGGGCCGCACCGCCCCGATCGCGCGGGCCCGGACGGTCTGCATCTGCCACGGCGTGACCGACCGCGCCATCCACGCTGGAATCGCCGCCGGACTGGACCTGGAAGGGCTGCGCCGCACCCTGCGCTGCGGGACCGGCTGCGGCTCCTGCGGGCCGGAAGTCGCGCGCATGGTGGCACGCGCGCAAAAATGA
- a CDS encoding nitrate ABC transporter ATP-binding protein: MEKFVRIESVGQVFQTRKGSFVALRDIDLTVAQGEFITLIGHSGCGKSTLLNLVAGLTRPTSGVLLCAEKEITGPGPERAVVFQNHSLLPWLSCFQNVHLAVERVFGRRESKARLAERAHAALELVGLAHAQGKLPREISGGMKQRVGIARALAIEPKVLLMDEPFGALDALTRAHLQDELLKIVAKTRTTTMMVTHDVDEAVLLSDRVVMLTNGPAATIGQIQDVPLPRPRDRVALAEDPRYLACRAAVVDFLHRRYGHPAQSPAHADEAAPAAAAAVSESVAPVASVASLSASASASPVAIRSPARLEAVRAHNVA, from the coding sequence ATGGAAAAATTCGTACGGATCGAAAGCGTGGGCCAGGTCTTCCAGACGCGCAAGGGGTCCTTCGTTGCCTTGCGGGATATCGACCTGACGGTTGCCCAAGGCGAATTCATCACGCTGATCGGCCATTCCGGCTGCGGCAAGTCCACGCTGCTGAACCTGGTGGCCGGGCTGACCCGACCCACATCCGGCGTGCTGCTGTGCGCGGAAAAGGAAATCACCGGCCCCGGCCCGGAGCGCGCGGTGGTGTTCCAGAACCACTCCCTGCTGCCGTGGCTGAGCTGCTTCCAGAACGTCCACCTGGCCGTGGAGCGTGTATTCGGACGCCGGGAAAGCAAGGCGCGCCTGGCGGAGCGGGCGCATGCCGCGCTGGAACTCGTGGGCCTGGCCCACGCGCAGGGCAAACTGCCGCGGGAGATCTCGGGCGGCATGAAGCAGCGTGTCGGTATCGCCCGCGCCCTGGCCATCGAGCCCAAGGTGCTCCTGATGGACGAACCCTTCGGCGCCCTGGACGCGCTCACGCGCGCCCATCTGCAGGACGAGCTGCTGAAGATCGTCGCCAAGACGCGCACCACGACCATGATGGTCACGCACGACGTGGACGAGGCCGTGCTGCTGTCCGATCGCGTCGTCATGCTGACCAACGGGCCCGCCGCGACCATCGGCCAGATCCAGGACGTCCCGCTGCCCCGGCCGCGCGACCGCGTCGCCCTGGCCGAAGACCCGCGCTACCTGGCCTGCCGGGCCGCCGTGGTCGATTTCCTGCATCGCCGCTATGGACATCCGGCGCAGTCCCCGGCGCACGCCGATGAGGCGGCGCCGGCGGCCGCGGCAGCGGTATCCGAATCCGTGGCACCGGTGGCATCCGTGGCATCCCTGTCCGCATCCGCTTCGGCATCGCCGGTCGCCATCCGTTCCCCCGCGCGGCTGGAAGCGGTACGGGCGCACAACGTGGCCTGA